The Dreissena polymorpha isolate Duluth1 chromosome 10, UMN_Dpol_1.0, whole genome shotgun sequence genome includes a region encoding these proteins:
- the LOC127848866 gene encoding uncharacterized protein LOC127848866 isoform X2 translates to MERDTKTVFLFDVDGTLTASRKVIEPEMARFMEDLKSQVKVALVGGSDLVKIAEQLGGDDVIHKFDYVFAENGLVAYKEGQQIGQQNILKHMGEEVLQKVINFSLHYMSQLTLPAKRGTFIEFRSSMINICPVGRSCSQAERDAFAAYDQEHQVREKFKLALEKEFQGAGLQFAIGGQISIDVFPEGWNKTYCLRFMENDVDTIHFFGDKTEKTV, encoded by the exons ATGGAGCGTGATACGAAAACCGTATTTCTCTTCGATGTTGACGGAACATTGACAGCATCTCGAAAG GTAATAGAGCCAGAGATGGCTAGGTTTATGGAGGATTTGAAGTCACAAGTCAAGGTGGCTCTGGTTGGTGGCTCAGACCTTGTGAAAATTGCTGAACAATTAGGTGGTGACGATG TAATACACAAGTTTGACTATGTGTTTGCTGAAAATGGGCTTGTTGCTTACAAAGAGGGACAACAGATTGGCCAACAG AATATTTTGAAACATATGGGTGAAGAAGTCCTGCAGAAAGTTATAAACTTCAGTCTACACTACATGTCACAGTTAACACTTCCTGCTAAACG TGGGACATTTATAGAGTTTCGCAGCAGTATGATCAACATTTGCCCCGTTGGTCGCAGCTGTTCACAAGCAGAGAGGGATGCATTTGCTGCTTATGACCAG GAACACCAAGTAAGGGAGAAGTTTAAACTGGCGCTCGAGAAAGAATTTCAGGGGGCGGGGCTACAGTTTGCCATCGGAGGTCAGATCAGCATTGATGTGTTCCCTGAAGGCTGGAACAAGACCTACTGTCTGCGTTTCATGGAGAATGATGTTGACACTATTCATTTTTTTGGCGATAAAACAGAAAAG ACTGTTTGA
- the LOC127848866 gene encoding uncharacterized protein LOC127848866 isoform X1: MERDTKTVFLFDVDGTLTASRKVIEPEMARFMEDLKSQVKVALVGGSDLVKIAEQLGGDDVIHKFDYVFAENGLVAYKEGQQIGQQNILKHMGEEVLQKVINFSLHYMSQLTLPAKRGTFIEFRSSMINICPVGRSCSQAERDAFAAYDQEHQVREKFKLALEKEFQGAGLQFAIGGQISIDVFPEGWNKTYCLRFMENDVDTIHFFGDKTEKGGNDYEIFADPRTVGHSVTSPEDTRKQVTEVLNSLKH, encoded by the exons ATGGAGCGTGATACGAAAACCGTATTTCTCTTCGATGTTGACGGAACATTGACAGCATCTCGAAAG GTAATAGAGCCAGAGATGGCTAGGTTTATGGAGGATTTGAAGTCACAAGTCAAGGTGGCTCTGGTTGGTGGCTCAGACCTTGTGAAAATTGCTGAACAATTAGGTGGTGACGATG TAATACACAAGTTTGACTATGTGTTTGCTGAAAATGGGCTTGTTGCTTACAAAGAGGGACAACAGATTGGCCAACAG AATATTTTGAAACATATGGGTGAAGAAGTCCTGCAGAAAGTTATAAACTTCAGTCTACACTACATGTCACAGTTAACACTTCCTGCTAAACG TGGGACATTTATAGAGTTTCGCAGCAGTATGATCAACATTTGCCCCGTTGGTCGCAGCTGTTCACAAGCAGAGAGGGATGCATTTGCTGCTTATGACCAG GAACACCAAGTAAGGGAGAAGTTTAAACTGGCGCTCGAGAAAGAATTTCAGGGGGCGGGGCTACAGTTTGCCATCGGAGGTCAGATCAGCATTGATGTGTTCCCTGAAGGCTGGAACAAGACCTACTGTCTGCGTTTCATGGAGAATGATGTTGACACTATTCATTTTTTTGGCGATAAAACAGAAAAG GGCGGTAATGATTACGAGATCTTCGCAGATCCACGAACAGTTGGACACAGTGTAACAAGCCCGGAAGACACGAGGAAACAAGTGACTGAAGTTCTCAACTCTCTCAAACATTGA